A DNA window from Candidatus Protochlamydia naegleriophila contains the following coding sequences:
- a CDS encoding carbonic anhydrase: MKKLIQGIVDFRKNLTEESRTLFAKLALGQKPDSLFIACSDSRVVPNLFASTNPGDLFVLRNIGNLIPPLSDSAQDSSASAVIEFSLFSLNVSDIIVCGHSECGAMRALVEGVEFQCCPHLESWLKYGEEAVKKVREGLIINPALSEQNQVSQVNVLQQMEHLKTYPFVRERLEKKELRIHGWWFDIAQADVYCYEQELNQFILIDEKEAELILGRANNPA; the protein is encoded by the coding sequence ATGAAAAAACTCATTCAAGGAATTGTCGATTTTAGAAAGAACCTGACCGAAGAGAGTAGAACTCTTTTTGCTAAGCTGGCACTTGGACAAAAACCTGACTCCCTTTTTATAGCCTGTTCAGACAGCCGCGTTGTACCCAATCTCTTTGCTTCTACAAACCCAGGAGACTTGTTTGTCTTACGCAATATCGGCAATTTAATCCCTCCTCTTTCGGATTCGGCTCAAGATAGCAGTGCCTCGGCAGTCATTGAATTCTCTCTATTTTCTTTAAATGTTTCTGACATCATCGTTTGCGGCCACTCAGAATGCGGCGCCATGCGCGCACTTGTTGAAGGCGTTGAATTTCAATGCTGCCCGCATCTCGAGTCTTGGCTTAAATATGGAGAGGAAGCGGTAAAAAAGGTTAGAGAGGGACTGATCATTAATCCAGCCTTGTCAGAGCAAAATCAGGTTTCTCAAGTCAATGTTCTCCAACAAATGGAGCATCTCAAAACGTATCCTTTCGTTCGCGAGCGACTAGAAAAAAAGGAGCTGCGCATTCATGGTTGGTGGTTTGACATCGCTCAAGCCGATGTATATTGCTATGAACAAGAACTCAATCAATTTATTTTGATCGATGAAAAAGAGGCTGAGCTCATCTTAGGACGAGCGAATAATCCTGCATGA
- the cas7e gene encoding type I-E CRISPR-associated protein Cas7/Cse4/CasC: MENRFLQIHYLSSYPGTLLNRDEAGFAKRIVFGGVSRTRISSQCLKRHWRTHEGEYSLKDIGIPMSTRSRQIFEKFIVEPLLLEFSPEKVRLITEALMSAVLGKSEKKSEKPKKNEDERNSQNELECKAVVVLGKVEIDYLLNLTRTLCNTLDNPKKSKDVENAIPKELKNNLKALGKAAAGLDGVLFGRMVTSDLLARVDAAIHVAHAFTVHGEASENDYFSVVDDLVQLGSGHINNTELTTGLYYGYVVIDIPLLFSNLEGYSFDVVAKVIENLIHLIARVSPGAKLGSTAPYAYAHLLMAEMGNGQPCTFANAFLKPVKDQPDLLNNTYNALTRHIKELDAMYATQNRRGVACMGEMAQVDALANLQEFQGIKELTTWVVDSLRGHE, from the coding sequence ATGGAGAATCGCTTTCTTCAAATTCATTATTTATCATCTTATCCAGGAACGCTTCTTAATCGCGATGAAGCTGGATTTGCCAAAAGAATCGTATTCGGAGGAGTTTCAAGAACGAGAATATCATCTCAGTGTTTAAAACGCCATTGGCGTACGCACGAAGGAGAGTATAGTTTAAAAGACATCGGTATTCCTATGTCTACCCGCTCTCGGCAGATCTTTGAAAAATTTATTGTAGAGCCACTTTTGTTAGAGTTTTCCCCTGAGAAAGTTCGTTTAATCACGGAAGCTCTAATGTCTGCTGTACTTGGAAAAAGTGAGAAAAAAAGTGAGAAACCTAAAAAAAATGAAGACGAAAGGAACAGTCAAAACGAGTTGGAGTGCAAGGCTGTCGTCGTATTGGGCAAGGTAGAAATTGACTATCTTCTTAATCTTACTAGAACGCTGTGCAATACGTTAGACAATCCGAAAAAAAGCAAAGATGTTGAGAATGCAATTCCTAAAGAACTCAAAAATAATTTGAAAGCGCTTGGAAAAGCAGCGGCAGGCCTTGATGGAGTTTTATTTGGGCGCATGGTGACTTCGGATCTTTTGGCCAGAGTAGATGCTGCCATTCATGTAGCACATGCCTTTACAGTGCATGGAGAAGCTAGTGAAAATGACTATTTCTCTGTAGTAGACGATTTGGTTCAATTGGGTAGCGGACATATTAATAACACGGAACTAACAACTGGACTTTATTATGGCTATGTCGTCATTGATATTCCATTGCTGTTTTCTAATTTAGAAGGGTATTCATTTGACGTTGTCGCTAAAGTCATTGAAAATCTGATTCATTTGATTGCAAGAGTTTCTCCAGGTGCAAAGCTAGGATCGACAGCGCCTTATGCGTACGCTCATTTACTGATGGCAGAGATGGGGAACGGGCAGCCGTGTACGTTTGCAAATGCATTCCTAAAACCTGTTAAAGATCAACCAGATCTTTTAAATAATACTTACAATGCTTTGACGAGGCATATAAAAGAATTAGATGCCATGTATGCGACTCAAAATAGGAGAGGAGTTGCTTGTATGGGAGAAATGGCACAAGTAGATGCTCTAGCTAATTTACAGGAATTTCAAGGGATTAAAGAGTTGACTACTTGGGTGGTAGACTCTCTTAGAGGTCATGAATGA
- a CDS encoding ABC transporter permease yields MIVLIEMLKEAALQGLIFGLVVMGVYLTSRVIRCDDLSVEGSFGFGGALAAFTLLEGMHPMWTLPISVLAGGCVGTVTGILHTKFKLHHLIAGIVVTTAFYSINLKMAGANVSLMGIETVFDWMPIKGEWGSFLALGAIVLAIFGAVNYFLKTEVGFVIRASGCNPALLASLGKNVQKYKILGFCLAGACSGLAGGLFVQLTTFYSLTGSMGMMMMGLTGLIIAEMFTASFSLALVIGAMICQAFFALTIALGVDPSWNYLIKGVLIVAFLQLSQSPLLASERRFA; encoded by the coding sequence ATGATTGTTTTAATTGAAATGCTCAAAGAGGCTGCTTTGCAAGGACTTATTTTTGGATTGGTTGTCATGGGTGTCTACCTGACATCCCGCGTGATTCGCTGCGATGATTTATCGGTCGAGGGGAGTTTTGGATTTGGGGGTGCGTTAGCTGCTTTTACGCTACTAGAGGGAATGCACCCTATGTGGACTCTTCCCATTTCCGTTTTGGCAGGAGGGTGTGTTGGAACTGTGACTGGGATTCTCCATACTAAATTTAAGTTACACCACCTGATTGCAGGAATTGTTGTCACAACGGCCTTCTATTCCATTAATTTGAAGATGGCAGGTGCCAATGTTTCTTTGATGGGAATCGAAACGGTATTCGATTGGATGCCTATTAAGGGCGAATGGGGCTCATTTCTTGCCTTGGGAGCTATCGTCTTAGCCATTTTTGGGGCAGTCAATTATTTTTTAAAGACAGAAGTGGGATTTGTGATTCGAGCGTCTGGGTGTAATCCCGCTTTGCTTGCGAGCCTCGGCAAAAATGTACAGAAATACAAGATCCTTGGCTTTTGTTTGGCTGGGGCTTGCTCGGGGTTGGCTGGCGGGTTATTTGTACAGTTGACTACGTTTTATTCCCTGACTGGAAGCATGGGAATGATGATGATGGGATTAACGGGATTAATCATTGCTGAAATGTTCACAGCCAGTTTTAGCTTGGCTCTTGTCATCGGAGCCATGATTTGCCAGGCATTTTTTGCCCTGACCATTGCTTTGGGAGTCGATCCTTCGTGGAATTATTTAATTAAAGGAGTCTTGATTGTAGCCTTTTTGCAGCTTAGTCAGTCTCCATTGCTTGCGAGCGAGAGGAGGTTTGCATGA
- a CDS encoding ABC transporter substrate-binding protein codes for MFTKWFHKFKGRSLTIAMGLSLSLLIGCSSDKQQSSALTIGILQTASHPALDRAREGFMQELTEKTHGQVHFVVQNAEGSIAQARSIAQSFHANSQINGIFAIATPAAQAAASIEKSKPIFFAAVTDPVKAGLTQANLCGTTDMIDVQGEIDMLQAFVPDAKRVAIVFNPAEINAVTIKDKMAEELEKRGVEVIQLGVSQESEMALAVTSAVKKCDVLLTPTDNTVALTLPIIARIARVHYKPLIVSDNLLVEKGALASRGVDYFQSGKKAAFLADEVFSGRKFPKELRGVGSDKTSVIVNQDVLHELELTVPDSWMAEVTFVTDRQQRKKG; via the coding sequence ATGTTTACAAAGTGGTTTCACAAATTTAAAGGACGGAGTCTCACCATCGCAATGGGCCTCAGCCTGTCTTTGCTCATCGGCTGCTCATCAGATAAGCAACAATCGAGTGCTTTAACAATCGGAATTCTACAGACGGCATCCCATCCGGCCCTCGATCGAGCGCGCGAGGGTTTCATGCAGGAATTAACGGAAAAAACGCATGGCCAGGTGCACTTCGTCGTGCAAAATGCCGAAGGCTCCATTGCTCAGGCGCGTAGCATCGCGCAATCTTTTCATGCCAATTCTCAAATTAACGGCATTTTTGCAATCGCTACACCGGCCGCACAAGCCGCTGCCTCGATCGAAAAAAGCAAGCCTATTTTTTTTGCGGCGGTGACCGATCCCGTTAAAGCTGGATTGACTCAAGCCAACCTCTGTGGGACGACCGATATGATCGATGTGCAAGGCGAAATCGATATGCTGCAAGCCTTTGTTCCTGATGCCAAGCGCGTAGCCATTGTATTTAATCCAGCAGAGATCAATGCCGTCACGATAAAAGATAAAATGGCAGAAGAGCTTGAAAAGCGAGGGGTTGAGGTCATCCAGCTGGGCGTTTCACAAGAGTCTGAAATGGCTTTGGCTGTTACGTCGGCCGTTAAAAAGTGCGATGTGCTACTGACTCCAACAGACAATACCGTCGCCTTGACCCTCCCAATCATTGCAAGAATTGCACGCGTTCACTACAAACCCCTTATTGTCAGCGACAATCTTTTAGTGGAAAAAGGAGCCTTGGCCTCTAGAGGGGTTGACTACTTTCAATCGGGTAAAAAAGCAGCTTTTTTGGCTGATGAGGTTTTTTCCGGCCGCAAGTTTCCCAAAGAATTAAGAGGAGTTGGATCAGATAAAACATCGGTCATCGTGAATCAAGACGTCTTGCATGAGCTAGAATTAACTGTTCCGGACAGTTGGATGGCAGAGGTGACTTTTGTGACAGACAGACAGCAAAGGAAGAAGGGATGA
- a CDS encoding CRISPR-associated helicase/endonuclease Cas3: MIKNQFWGKLSRGPNGDVSGWHSLFAHSADVAACVEVLLTSTILNRRLAKLGGLSFLSSQHIARLSVIAALHDIGKFNSGFQAKCDLSLRSKWEGHQKPILDLFGSQVKEEGLLYEALDLEKMLSWAFDQEPMLRLIIATICHHGKPLICTSNPQTYLWKPFNGLNPFEGLKMLRHFTQAWFAEAFIAEGDVLPSNSEFHHGFAGVVMLADWMGSTVKFFPFDNGYEEDRMPFAREMARKVIKEMGVNPARYRENMSWNAERFSDIFGFSPRPCQEVMGNLPIPLDGSISILEGETGTGKTEAALARFFSLFKSGVVDGLYFALPTRTAATQMYSRICKIIKQSCVNEEPYLPVHLAVPGYIHVDGKVGERILTTFDVLWDDDQETMNFRGWASENPKRFLAGSIIVGTIDQILLSTLQVKHAHMRSACLLRHLIVVDEVHASDAYMNRLLEDVLSHHIKAGGHALLMSATLGCSARLQFKRLFIKTSDPGFHEVSEDYEKSCCTPYPLVTCHEIGKESQAIAVHSNAREKEVQMTLLDKIDRPQEIVKLALEAAQKGAKVLIIRNTVQDAIQTQLALEEMALSEQHSLLFQCENRLTLHHARFAKIDRESLDHAIELSFGKERQKGGCVAVATQTVQQSLDLDADLMITDLCPIDIFLQRIGRLHRHDRSGSERPLEYRKAQAVVLIPEENLGQMINIRGVAKGKYGFGTVYEDLAILQATWEVLQSKDYICIPSMNRLLVEEVLHPTKLQNLILRYGEPWIAHHKLNHGRLYAHKSIAKLNMINRKVFFGEPDSLFPETIAEIKTRLGEGDVQVSFSSPFDSPFKGQITTLTIPGWQIEEIPEDTGIKEFVFDNDRVYFSFGNKQFIYDRLGLRLNSTDNIEGHLDV, encoded by the coding sequence ATGATTAAAAATCAGTTTTGGGGAAAGCTAAGTAGAGGGCCAAACGGGGACGTTTCAGGATGGCATTCTCTCTTTGCGCATAGTGCAGATGTTGCTGCTTGCGTAGAAGTTCTTTTAACTTCGACCATTCTCAATAGGCGATTAGCTAAGCTAGGCGGGCTCTCTTTTTTATCATCCCAACACATTGCTCGATTAAGTGTCATTGCAGCTTTACATGACATAGGGAAATTCAATAGTGGTTTTCAAGCCAAATGCGACCTTTCTTTGCGATCCAAATGGGAAGGGCATCAAAAGCCTATACTTGATTTATTTGGCAGTCAGGTTAAAGAAGAAGGCTTGTTGTATGAGGCGTTAGATTTAGAAAAAATGCTTAGTTGGGCTTTCGATCAAGAGCCAATGCTTCGACTGATCATAGCTACTATATGCCATCATGGAAAGCCTTTGATTTGTACCAGTAATCCTCAAACATATCTATGGAAACCATTTAACGGTCTTAATCCTTTTGAGGGATTAAAGATGCTGCGTCATTTCACCCAAGCTTGGTTTGCAGAAGCTTTTATAGCAGAAGGTGATGTGCTGCCTTCTAATAGCGAATTTCACCATGGATTTGCAGGGGTTGTTATGCTAGCGGATTGGATGGGATCAACTGTGAAATTTTTTCCATTTGATAATGGATATGAGGAAGACAGAATGCCGTTTGCTAGAGAAATGGCTCGTAAAGTTATTAAAGAAATGGGAGTAAATCCTGCTAGATATAGAGAAAATATGTCTTGGAATGCTGAGCGTTTTTCGGACATTTTTGGCTTCTCACCCAGACCTTGCCAAGAAGTGATGGGAAATTTACCCATACCTTTAGATGGATCTATTAGCATCTTAGAAGGTGAGACTGGTACAGGTAAAACAGAAGCTGCATTAGCACGCTTTTTTTCTTTATTTAAGTCGGGGGTTGTTGATGGGTTATACTTTGCCTTGCCAACTCGTACTGCTGCGACTCAAATGTATTCCCGCATTTGTAAAATCATTAAGCAAAGTTGTGTGAATGAGGAGCCATATCTTCCCGTTCATTTAGCCGTTCCTGGCTACATTCATGTAGATGGTAAAGTAGGTGAGAGAATTCTGACTACCTTTGATGTCTTATGGGATGACGATCAAGAAACAATGAATTTCCGTGGGTGGGCTTCGGAAAATCCGAAGCGTTTTCTTGCAGGTTCCATAATAGTTGGAACAATCGACCAAATTCTTTTATCGACACTTCAGGTTAAGCATGCACATATGCGTTCAGCATGTCTCTTAAGACATTTAATCGTTGTTGACGAAGTGCATGCGAGTGATGCGTATATGAATCGTTTATTAGAAGATGTTTTAAGCCATCATATAAAAGCTGGAGGGCATGCGTTATTGATGTCGGCTACCCTTGGATGCTCGGCCCGCTTACAATTTAAAAGACTTTTTATCAAGACTAGTGATCCAGGCTTTCATGAGGTAAGCGAAGACTATGAAAAATCTTGCTGTACGCCTTATCCATTAGTCACTTGCCATGAAATTGGAAAAGAATCGCAGGCTATTGCAGTTCATTCGAATGCGCGTGAAAAAGAAGTTCAAATGACTCTTCTCGATAAAATTGATAGGCCGCAAGAGATTGTTAAATTAGCTCTTGAAGCGGCTCAGAAAGGTGCAAAAGTTTTGATTATACGGAATACTGTACAAGATGCCATTCAAACGCAGCTGGCTTTAGAAGAGATGGCATTGTCCGAGCAGCACTCTTTATTGTTTCAATGTGAAAATAGACTTACGCTGCACCATGCGCGCTTTGCAAAAATAGATAGAGAGTCATTGGATCATGCCATCGAGCTATCTTTTGGGAAAGAAAGGCAAAAAGGGGGCTGTGTAGCAGTGGCAACACAGACTGTTCAGCAAAGTTTGGATTTGGATGCTGATCTGATGATTACTGATTTATGCCCCATCGATATTTTTCTACAAAGAATTGGGCGTTTGCATCGGCATGACCGATCTGGCTCTGAGAGACCGCTTGAGTATAGAAAAGCCCAAGCAGTAGTGCTTATTCCCGAAGAAAACTTGGGGCAAATGATTAATATTCGTGGAGTTGCTAAAGGCAAGTATGGATTTGGAACTGTTTATGAAGATCTAGCAATCTTGCAGGCCACATGGGAAGTTTTACAAAGTAAAGATTATATCTGCATCCCTTCTATGAATAGGCTCTTGGTTGAAGAGGTCTTGCATCCTACAAAGTTACAAAATCTAATTTTGCGATATGGAGAGCCTTGGATTGCGCATCACAAGCTGAATCATGGTCGTCTATATGCGCACAAGAGCATAGCTAAGTTAAATATGATCAATCGCAAGGTGTTTTTTGGGGAACCGGATTCATTATTTCCCGAGACGATAGCCGAAATTAAAACTCGCCTTGGAGAAGGGGATGTCCAAGTCTCTTTTTCTTCTCCTTTTGACAGTCCTTTCAAAGGTCAGATAACAACCCTTACGATCCCTGGATGGCAAATAGAGGAGATACCGGAAGATACAGGTATTAAAGAGTTTGTCTTTGATAACGATAGAGTCTATTTCAGCTTTGGAAACAAGCAATTCATTTATGACCGTTTGGGATTGCGTTTAAATTCTACGGATAACATAGAGGGGCATTTGGATGTATAA
- the cas5e gene encoding type I-E CRISPR-associated protein Cas5/CasD, whose amino-acid sequence MDVLILRLSAPMIALGGAMVDNLGFIREFPALSMLTGMLGNALGYEHRDSIKLQQLQNSLRIAIRCDSLGKKLIDYQTVDLGQEYLKKTGWTTYHKVEERGGDSSEGTHLRYRHYWSDAVYTVAVTLNPLIEGLTIACLEQALLYPARPLFIGRKCCIPAEPIFYGKMYVKSLLEALSSVPLAKQALSMHANLSLPVWCSIEEELLGKVHVFPITDERDWGNQIHCGRRMMQAGTITLKQGEEMR is encoded by the coding sequence ATGGATGTGTTGATACTTCGTCTATCTGCTCCCATGATAGCTTTAGGTGGAGCGATGGTTGATAATTTAGGTTTCATACGCGAATTTCCCGCACTTTCTATGTTAACGGGAATGTTGGGAAATGCTCTTGGGTATGAGCATCGAGACAGCATTAAATTGCAGCAGTTGCAAAACAGCCTTCGTATTGCCATTCGCTGTGATAGTCTAGGAAAAAAGTTGATTGATTACCAGACTGTTGATTTGGGGCAAGAATATCTTAAAAAGACAGGGTGGACAACGTATCACAAGGTTGAAGAGAGAGGTGGAGATTCTAGTGAGGGGACGCACCTTCGTTATCGACACTATTGGTCTGATGCCGTTTATACTGTAGCTGTTACTTTAAATCCTCTGATAGAAGGATTGACTATAGCTTGCTTGGAACAAGCACTTTTATATCCTGCAAGGCCGTTGTTTATTGGAAGAAAGTGTTGCATCCCCGCAGAGCCCATTTTTTATGGAAAGATGTATGTTAAGTCTTTATTGGAAGCTTTGAGTTCTGTTCCTTTGGCAAAGCAAGCCCTTTCAATGCATGCAAATCTTAGTTTGCCCGTTTGGTGTTCTATTGAAGAAGAGCTTTTAGGGAAAGTACACGTTTTTCCTATTACGGATGAGAGGGACTGGGGCAATCAAATTCATTGTGGCAGGCGCATGATGCAAGCTGGAACAATAACATTAAAGCAAGGCGAGGAAATGAGATGA
- a CDS encoding ATP-binding cassette domain-containing protein, whose translation MNGSGKSSFFDLVTGRKEPQQGRIWIEELCVSNWSEQQRSPLISRMSQNTLLGCFPSLTVQENLALASLKGEKASLKKGLDRFEKDSLAQRLASVNVDLDSLLHRPMGCLSGGQRQLLTFLMATLKQPRLLLLDEPTAALDPESATKLVQLTLDFVKATSVATIMITHDIHLANTLGNKQWVMQKGNIVADSRAIY comes from the coding sequence GTGAATGGATCAGGTAAAAGCTCTTTTTTTGATTTGGTGACAGGCCGCAAAGAGCCTCAACAAGGACGCATTTGGATTGAAGAGTTATGCGTCTCTAACTGGAGTGAACAGCAAAGATCACCACTGATTAGCCGAATGTCTCAAAATACTTTGCTTGGATGTTTTCCCAGCTTAACGGTGCAAGAGAATTTAGCGTTGGCTTCGTTAAAAGGAGAAAAGGCTTCTCTTAAAAAGGGGCTCGACCGTTTTGAAAAAGATTCTTTGGCTCAAAGGCTTGCCTCTGTGAATGTCGATCTAGATTCTCTTTTACATCGTCCCATGGGATGCTTGTCGGGAGGGCAAAGGCAGTTGTTAACTTTTTTGATGGCAACTCTTAAGCAGCCACGTTTATTACTATTAGATGAGCCGACAGCGGCGCTAGATCCTGAATCGGCGACCAAGCTCGTGCAGCTCACTTTAGATTTTGTTAAAGCAACGAGCGTTGCAACCATCATGATTACCCACGATATTCATTTGGCAAATACATTGGGCAATAAACAATGGGTGATGCAAAAGGGTAACATAGTGGCAGACTCAAGAGCGATTTATTAA
- the cas6e gene encoding type I-E CRISPR-associated protein Cas6/Cse3/CasE codes for MIRFLIDTVRFYDFAKRRGLLSNSCDDGYAVHSLVSELWGEMAPKPFFVSGGESRYLTVLAYSTSSKSKFIEHAQAFADPSCYEVVKWEHFSEKQMPSDWGNGLVLGFKVRVCPIKRSSKNSSGGEKDAYLAHIEYTKSLGDDSSQSMTRFDVYKEWLKEQLEKNDSVRVEKVGVDAFQFTKFQRRNQKRKVAILERPDVVLKGVLRILDGKSFCSLLERGVGRHRSFGFGMLLLHPIEGG; via the coding sequence ATGATTCGATTTCTTATAGACACGGTGCGATTTTACGATTTTGCCAAAAGGCGAGGCTTGTTAAGTAACTCCTGTGATGATGGTTATGCTGTTCACAGCCTGGTGTCTGAACTTTGGGGAGAGATGGCGCCAAAACCATTCTTTGTATCGGGAGGGGAATCCAGATACTTAACAGTGCTAGCCTACAGTACATCTTCTAAATCTAAATTTATAGAACATGCACAAGCTTTTGCAGATCCTTCTTGCTATGAAGTTGTGAAATGGGAGCATTTTAGTGAGAAGCAAATGCCTTCTGATTGGGGTAATGGTTTGGTACTGGGCTTTAAGGTCAGAGTTTGTCCCATCAAGCGTTCTAGCAAAAACTCCTCTGGTGGTGAAAAAGATGCCTATTTGGCTCATATAGAATATACAAAGAGCTTAGGGGATGACTCAAGTCAGTCAATGACACGGTTTGATGTTTATAAGGAATGGCTAAAAGAGCAATTAGAAAAAAATGATAGTGTGAGAGTTGAAAAAGTTGGAGTAGACGCCTTTCAGTTTACCAAATTTCAAAGACGCAATCAAAAAAGAAAGGTTGCCATTTTAGAGCGCCCCGATGTTGTCTTGAAAGGGGTGTTAAGAATATTAGATGGAAAAAGTTTTTGTTCGTTGTTGGAGCGAGGGGTTGGCCGTCATCGTTCTTTTGGATTTGGAATGTTACTTTTACATCCAATTGAAGGTGGTTAA
- the cas1e gene encoding type I-E CRISPR-associated endonuclease Cas1e, translated as MVIRRLGLETARIPHVDRYGLLWLEYGNLYVEDGNLHFIAAKSSHMEAGNYAIPFQNISLFLMGPGTTVSHDAFRLLARHQCGLIAVGENGVKVYSAHPLGPNDSLYARRQATLWGNLDSRLYMARKMYALRLDEIFPDANINVMRGIEGVRVKEMYNQLAKKYQINWCGRKYDRSNPGAADLPNQSINHAATAVEAAATIAVAAIGAIPQLGFIHEDSSNAFILDVADLFRHNFTIPIAFEAVKELERGNGSDIDRQVRKHAGKVFKEKKLISQMITCIKDLLAKEEEIK; from the coding sequence ATGGTTATTCGTCGATTAGGACTAGAGACAGCTAGAATTCCTCACGTGGATCGGTATGGGTTACTATGGCTTGAATATGGTAATTTATATGTTGAAGATGGGAATTTGCATTTTATAGCGGCTAAATCTAGTCACATGGAAGCTGGTAATTACGCCATTCCCTTCCAGAATATTTCCTTATTTCTAATGGGGCCTGGAACGACTGTTTCACATGATGCGTTTCGCTTATTAGCAAGGCATCAATGTGGTTTAATTGCTGTTGGTGAAAATGGGGTCAAAGTGTATAGCGCTCATCCTTTGGGACCTAACGATTCATTGTATGCGAGGAGACAAGCTACGCTTTGGGGTAATTTAGACTCAAGGCTTTATATGGCTCGCAAAATGTATGCATTGCGTTTAGATGAGATCTTTCCTGATGCTAACATCAATGTGATGAGGGGGATTGAAGGAGTTAGGGTTAAAGAAATGTATAACCAATTGGCAAAGAAATATCAGATCAATTGGTGTGGACGAAAATATGATCGCAGCAATCCTGGCGCTGCAGATCTGCCAAATCAATCGATTAACCATGCAGCAACGGCTGTCGAAGCTGCTGCGACTATTGCAGTAGCAGCAATAGGTGCAATACCCCAACTCGGGTTTATCCATGAAGATTCTAGCAATGCATTTATTTTAGATGTGGCTGATCTGTTTCGCCATAATTTTACCATTCCAATCGCCTTTGAGGCGGTTAAAGAGCTCGAAAGAGGTAACGGTAGCGATATTGATCGTCAAGTGAGAAAACATGCAGGAAAGGTTTTTAAAGAAAAAAAGCTTATTTCTCAGATGATCACTTGTATTAAGGATTTATTGGCTAAAGAAGAGGAAATAAAGTGA
- the casB gene encoding type I-E CRISPR-associated protein Cse2/CasB: MQDKEKQCNSFVNSSFQGNSHSEKILRLVDSIKYLSPADLADLRRSADLELPKAVFWKIATICSDYDLTQLLDEWRVVLAAFAHMKGLHDISQSLGSVLQKAGYSEARLTKLLNANSITIKRELMCLARFLSSKGISTNLCELSGLVLFNHSMGLQVRRKIAQDYYFYHS, translated from the coding sequence ATGCAAGATAAGGAGAAGCAATGCAATTCTTTTGTCAATTCGTCTTTTCAAGGGAATTCACATTCAGAGAAAATTTTACGATTAGTCGACAGTATTAAATACCTTTCTCCTGCAGATCTTGCTGATTTGCGCAGGTCGGCCGATCTAGAATTGCCAAAAGCTGTTTTTTGGAAAATTGCAACCATTTGTTCTGATTATGATTTGACTCAGCTACTAGATGAGTGGAGGGTGGTTTTGGCTGCTTTTGCCCATATGAAAGGATTGCATGACATTAGTCAATCGCTTGGAAGCGTGTTGCAGAAGGCTGGATATTCCGAGGCTAGGTTGACTAAACTCTTGAATGCAAATTCTATTACAATAAAGCGAGAGCTAATGTGCCTCGCTCGTTTTCTTTCATCCAAAGGAATATCGACAAATCTTTGTGAATTGTCAGGGCTTGTTCTTTTCAATCATTCGATGGGCTTACAGGTTCGCCGCAAAATTGCCCAAGATTATTATTTTTACCATTCATAG
- the cas2e gene encoding type I-E CRISPR-associated endoribonuclease Cas2e: protein MIVVVTRDVAPRFRGFLASCMLEIGPGIYTSPTMSKGVRDRVWNVLEEWFDLLGGGSILMTWKDTESPSYQGILTLGTPPVSIVAHDGIYLTRR, encoded by the coding sequence GTGATCGTTGTTGTTACTCGAGATGTAGCTCCCCGCTTTCGTGGATTCTTGGCTTCATGTATGCTTGAAATAGGGCCTGGCATCTACACCTCTCCAACCATGTCAAAGGGAGTCAGGGATCGAGTTTGGAATGTTTTAGAAGAATGGTTTGATTTATTAGGAGGAGGTTCTATTTTAATGACTTGGAAAGATACTGAGAGTCCTAGCTATCAAGGAATTTTAACGTTGGGTACTCCTCCCGTCTCTATTGTCGCTCATGATGGAATTTATTTGACCCGGCGATAA